From a region of the Enterobacter cancerogenus genome:
- a CDS encoding glycosyltransferase family 2 protein, giving the protein MSARLSVVTIAKNAADLLPDYLASVSWADEIILLDSGSTDNTVEMARAAGVQVYVDTDWQGYGIQRQRAQACATGDYVLMIDTDERITPALQQSIQAILAAPQPGAVYSIARRNYFLGRFMRHSGWYPDRVMRLYERTRYQYNDNLVHESLACENAQVIPLTGDLLHLTCRDFASFQRKQLSYATAWAQERHQRGKTASLTGIFTHTLGAFLKTLLLRGGVLDGKQGWLLAVVNAQYTFNKYTELWALCRGYSEKT; this is encoded by the coding sequence ATGTCTGCGCGTCTGTCGGTCGTCACGATCGCCAAAAACGCTGCCGACCTGCTTCCGGACTACCTGGCCTCTGTTTCTTGGGCGGATGAAATCATCTTGCTTGATTCCGGCAGCACCGATAACACGGTAGAAATGGCGCGTGCGGCGGGCGTACAGGTCTATGTCGACACCGACTGGCAGGGCTACGGTATCCAGCGCCAGCGCGCGCAGGCCTGCGCCACCGGCGATTACGTGCTGATGATCGATACCGATGAGCGCATTACGCCGGCGCTTCAGCAGAGCATTCAGGCCATCCTGGCCGCCCCACAGCCTGGCGCGGTCTACAGCATTGCGCGTCGCAACTACTTCCTCGGGCGGTTTATGCGCCACAGCGGCTGGTATCCTGACCGCGTTATGCGTCTTTACGAGCGCACCCGTTATCAGTACAACGACAACCTGGTGCATGAGTCTCTGGCCTGTGAGAACGCCCAGGTTATCCCGCTGACGGGCGATCTGCTGCACCTCACCTGCCGCGATTTCGCCAGCTTCCAGCGTAAGCAGCTGAGCTACGCCACCGCATGGGCGCAGGAGCGCCACCAGCGCGGCAAGACAGCCTCGTTGACGGGCATCTTCACCCACACGCTGGGCGCGTTTCTGAAAACGCTGCTGCTGCGTGGCGGCGTGCTGGATGGCAAACAGGGTTGGTTACTCGCGGTGGTAAATGCCCAGTATACTTTCAACAAATATACCGAGCTGTGGGCGCTCTGCCGCGGCTACTCTGAGAAAACGTGA
- a CDS encoding glycosyltransferase, with product MQNSVPLLSVVVAVYNGEAFLDQFFTCLTDQRIDDMEVIIVNDGSTDGSMQIVNKWRDKLPQMQVIEQANQGVSVARNTGLAIATGQYLSFPDIDDVFKPGMYQHLLEMAVTQNLDVATCNGNYVWENNKKPSRPIFPEDKLASTGVMTGAAWLKKALDSRKFLHVTWLNIYRHDFIRQNGFRFEPGLRHQDIPWTTEVLLAAERVQYTSERYYDYYIHSASVSHTPDNDDTLIRSARHYMKILQMLDAINQRYPDKIKNIPACHWQIAKEGLGIIHTFDNMKDEKKKSMIIKEFFDTGIWKLIWKSAKSPRLRWRLGRRYFRLKRYVA from the coding sequence ATGCAAAATTCAGTGCCATTATTAAGCGTGGTGGTTGCCGTTTACAACGGTGAAGCTTTCCTGGATCAGTTCTTTACCTGCCTTACGGATCAGCGTATCGACGATATGGAAGTGATCATCGTCAACGATGGTTCCACCGACGGTTCGATGCAGATCGTCAATAAGTGGCGCGATAAACTGCCGCAGATGCAGGTGATTGAACAGGCAAATCAGGGGGTCTCTGTCGCCCGTAACACCGGTCTGGCCATTGCCACCGGGCAATATCTTTCCTTCCCTGATATTGATGATGTCTTCAAGCCCGGCATGTACCAGCACCTTCTTGAGATGGCCGTCACGCAGAACCTGGATGTCGCCACCTGTAACGGGAACTACGTCTGGGAAAATAATAAAAAGCCTTCGCGTCCTATCTTCCCGGAAGACAAACTGGCCTCAACGGGGGTGATGACCGGGGCGGCATGGCTGAAAAAAGCGCTCGATTCCCGCAAGTTTTTGCATGTCACCTGGCTCAATATCTATCGCCACGACTTTATCCGCCAGAACGGCTTTCGTTTTGAACCCGGCCTGCGCCACCAGGATATTCCGTGGACCACCGAAGTGCTGCTCGCGGCTGAGCGGGTTCAGTACACCAGTGAACGTTATTATGACTACTACATCCACTCCGCATCGGTGTCGCACACACCAGACAATGACGACACGCTGATCCGTTCCGCGCGCCATTACATGAAAATCCTTCAGATGCTTGATGCCATTAATCAGCGCTATCCGGACAAAATCAAAAATATCCCCGCCTGCCACTGGCAAATTGCCAAAGAGGGGCTTGGGATTATTCATACCTTCGATAACATGAAGGATGAAAAGAAAAAGTCTATGATTATTAAAGAATTCTTCGATACAGGCATCTGGAAGCTCATCTGGAAAAGTGCAAAAAGTCCGCGACTGCGCTGGCGCCTGGGCCGACGTTACTTCCGTTTGAAGCGGTATGTGGCATAA
- a CDS encoding glycosyltransferase — protein MRILMIIDGLPGGGAEKTVLTLSSGLIEMGHQVSLFSLRKVCDYAIPEGIDFQVIQDMCTKPWRKLTEIPRRSRLLGQAVERAERSGKFDVIFSHLHKTDRIVAHCSALERDKVWFCVHGMFSFSYLRHRSGLSRWFKHFKIRHTYENRNVVAVSAAVLKDLSQTLAIDLRRQAVIHNPFDIPEIQRLADAPFEMQGQDYIIHVGRFHEHKRHDRLLRAFALSGLDTTLVMMGNGSEAKIQKLQQLASELGIANKVLFRPFESNPYPWIHGARLLVLSSDCEGFGNVLVEAIICQTPPVSTNCPGGPAEILTGTLARGLTEMNDESLAKTLADIYTTPPAVDRETIASFGINAICQQYIALVDNQ, from the coding sequence ATGCGCATCCTAATGATTATTGATGGTTTACCCGGTGGAGGCGCCGAAAAAACGGTTCTCACACTCTCCAGCGGACTGATAGAAATGGGGCACCAGGTCTCCCTTTTCTCTTTGCGGAAGGTGTGCGACTACGCCATTCCGGAGGGCATCGATTTTCAGGTTATTCAGGATATGTGCACCAAACCCTGGCGCAAGCTGACGGAGATCCCACGCCGTTCACGGCTGCTGGGTCAGGCGGTTGAGCGAGCCGAGCGCAGCGGTAAATTTGATGTGATTTTCTCCCATCTGCACAAAACTGACCGAATCGTGGCGCATTGCAGTGCGTTAGAGCGCGATAAGGTCTGGTTCTGCGTTCACGGCATGTTCTCCTTCTCCTACCTGCGCCATCGAAGCGGCCTGTCACGCTGGTTCAAGCATTTTAAAATTCGTCATACCTATGAAAACCGCAACGTTGTCGCCGTTTCGGCTGCCGTACTGAAGGATTTGTCCCAGACGCTGGCCATCGATCTTCGCCGCCAGGCGGTCATTCACAATCCGTTCGATATTCCCGAAATTCAGCGTCTGGCAGACGCTCCCTTTGAGATGCAGGGGCAGGATTACATCATCCACGTTGGCCGCTTCCATGAGCACAAACGTCACGATCGCCTGTTGCGGGCGTTCGCACTGAGCGGCCTGGATACCACGCTGGTGATGATGGGAAATGGTTCCGAGGCGAAAATTCAAAAACTGCAGCAGCTTGCCAGCGAACTGGGCATTGCTAACAAGGTCCTGTTCCGCCCGTTCGAGTCCAATCCCTATCCCTGGATCCATGGGGCACGCCTGTTAGTGCTCAGTTCCGACTGCGAAGGTTTTGGTAATGTGCTGGTTGAAGCGATCATCTGCCAGACGCCGCCCGTGAGCACTAACTGCCCAGGCGGCCCCGCTGAAATTCTCACGGGAACTTTAGCGCGCGGGCTGACAGAGATGAATGACGAATCACTGGCAAAAACGCTGGCGGATATTTACACCACGCCGCCGGCCGTCGATCGCGAAACGATAGCATCGTTCGGCATCAACGCCATTTGCCAGCAATATATTGCTTTGGTCGACAATCAATAA
- the waaA gene encoding lipid IV(A) 3-deoxy-D-manno-octulosonic acid transferase yields the protein MELLYTALLYIIQPLVWLRLLLRSRKAPAYRKRWAERYGYCRNKVAPDGILLHSVSVGETLAAIPLVRALRHRYPSLPITVTTMTPTGSERALSAFGKDVHHVYLPYDLPCAMNRFLNTVRPKLVIVMETELWPNMISALHARKIPLVIANARLSERSAKGYGKLGKFMRRLLSKITLIAAQNDEDAARFTALGLKRNQLAVTGSLKFDISVTPELAARAVTLRRQWAPRRQVWIATSTHDGEEEIILQAHRKLLETFPDLVLILVPRHPERFKDASEMVQKGGFSFTLRSTGEIPSGSTQVVIGDTMGELMLLYGIADLAFVGGSLVERGGHNPLEPAAHAIPVLMGPHTFNFKDICAKLQQADGLITVTDADSVVKEVSTLLTDEDYRLWYGRHAVEVLHQNQGALTRLLQLLQPYLPQRSH from the coding sequence TTGGAATTGTTGTATACCGCCCTGCTCTACATCATTCAGCCACTGGTGTGGCTGCGACTGTTGCTTCGTAGCCGTAAAGCGCCTGCGTACCGTAAACGCTGGGCTGAACGCTATGGCTATTGCCGTAATAAAGTGGCCCCGGACGGTATTTTGCTGCATTCCGTTTCTGTCGGTGAAACGCTGGCGGCGATCCCGCTGGTTCGCGCCCTGCGTCACCGCTACCCTTCCCTGCCGATCACCGTCACCACCATGACGCCGACCGGCTCCGAGCGCGCCCTGTCCGCGTTTGGTAAAGATGTGCATCACGTCTATCTGCCTTACGATCTCCCGTGCGCCATGAACCGTTTCCTCAATACCGTTCGCCCGAAGCTGGTGATCGTGATGGAAACCGAACTGTGGCCGAATATGATTTCCGCCCTGCATGCCCGTAAAATTCCGCTGGTGATTGCCAACGCGCGCTTGTCTGAACGTTCCGCGAAGGGTTACGGCAAGCTGGGTAAATTTATGCGTCGCCTGCTCAGCAAAATTACCCTGATTGCGGCACAGAACGATGAAGACGCGGCACGGTTCACGGCGCTTGGTCTGAAACGCAATCAGCTTGCCGTGACCGGCAGCCTGAAATTCGATATTTCCGTTACGCCGGAGCTGGCGGCACGGGCGGTGACGCTGCGTCGCCAGTGGGCACCCCGTCGTCAGGTGTGGATTGCTACCAGCACCCACGACGGTGAAGAAGAGATTATCCTCCAGGCGCATCGCAAGCTGCTGGAGACCTTCCCTGATCTAGTGCTGATCCTGGTGCCGCGCCATCCGGAGCGTTTCAAAGATGCTAGCGAAATGGTACAGAAAGGCGGTTTCAGCTTCACCCTGCGCAGCACCGGTGAGATCCCTTCCGGCAGCACCCAGGTGGTAATTGGCGATACCATGGGCGAGCTTATGCTGCTGTACGGCATTGCCGATCTGGCGTTTGTCGGCGGCAGCCTGGTTGAGCGCGGAGGCCATAACCCTCTGGAGCCAGCGGCGCACGCCATTCCGGTACTGATGGGGCCACACACGTTCAACTTCAAAGATATCTGCGCGAAATTGCAGCAGGCCGATGGTTTAATTACCGTGACGGATGCGGACTCGGTGGTGAAAGAGGTTTCAACCCTGCTCACCGACGAAGACTACCGTCTGTGGTACGGCCGCCATGCTGTTGAGGTACTGCATCAGAATCAGGGCGCGTTGACCCGTTTGCTGCAGCTTCTGCAACCTTACCTGCCTCAGCGGAGCCACTGA